The nucleotide sequence AATCCACCACCTCTACGCGGACTTGGTCACCGGGAGGCGTCCATATAGACACTTCCATGAGCGGTCAACCGACCAAGTATCTGGGCACGCGCGAGGCCGCGGCCTTTCTGGGGCTTTCGCCCCGCACGCTGGACCGCTACCGGGTCACCGGCGAGGGGCCGGCGTTTCACAAGTTCGGATCGCGCATCCTCTATGACAAGGCCGATCTGGAGACATGGGCCGCGGCGCGGCGCATGACGTCGACCTCCGACGACCGTGCGCGCGGCCGGAGGGTGGCCTGATGGGCCGCGCGCGGCAAATGCTGGGCAACGCAGGCTCGCCGGACACGTTGCGGACTCTGGCGGTTTTCGCCTTCGCCGCGCTGGCCTTGCTGTTCGGCGCCGAGGCGGCGTTCGCGTCCACGGACACGACGTTCCAGGGGCCGCTCGACACCGTGACCGGCATCGTCGGCGGCACCGGCGGTCAGCTTGCGGCGGCCTTGGCCGTGGGCGCGGCGCTGGTCGGCTCGGTGATGCGGTTCAACACGCAGCAGCTTCTCGGCGCGGTCGGCGTCGGGGTCGCCGCGGGCGCCGGCGTCGGCATCGTCACGGGCCTGGTCGGCACGGCGATCATCTGAGATTGGCCGAGGGCGTCCAACAGAAATGAACGACACCGCGCGCCACACCATTCCCCGCCGT is from Gammaproteobacteria bacterium and encodes:
- a CDS encoding helix-turn-helix domain-containing protein, translating into MSGQPTKYLGTREAAAFLGLSPRTLDRYRVTGEGPAFHKFGSRILYDKADLETWAAARRMTSTSDDRARGRRVA